GGGTACAATGTCTCTGTGCAACATAATAGACTGAACATGACTTCGTGGTAATCCAAGCTTGTGAAGCAATTGATAACCTCCACACATGATGGATGGTGCACCAAAAGTAATAACAGGAAGCAGTGAAGAAACTGGCACTTCCAACCGTATAAGCAACATGAGATTTATTAGTAGTGCCAAGCTTCCCCCTAGAGAATGCCCAGTAAAACGAAATGTTGCATGGTCACCATGAGATTTGAGGTGGGCATGGACTTCAGGCAGCATCTGTTTGTAAATCCCTTTCGCAGCCTCGTATATGCCTCTATGCACAAGCACATCCAGTCCCTAGGAAAAAGAAGATTATTCAATAAGTAATTACTTCTCATACAAACAAGGTCAATACTAAGACTAGGAAAACTAAAGAAATTATGGAGAGGGATTAACCTCAAACTGAATGGGCTCAAAAAGTAGATTTGCTTGCCAGGATGCTAGTGATTCAGACCCCTGCAAATCATATAGATTGGAAGTCAAATATAGGCAAGAAGATACCAaatattaagaaaacaaattgaGCTGATAAGTACATCATAAAACTGGGGAAAGTTCCCTGAAACAGATGTATAACACCACAATATGTTCCCCCTTTTTAACTGTtaatagaaagaaaattatTCGAAATGCCCCAACATGCTCGGCCCTTAGAGGGATGCATAAATATTGTACAGTAAATAAGAGTGGGCCCTTTGATCGGTTTTCTTACCTGAATGACAAAGAATCTGGTGCCGCTTTGATCATCATCACATACGAACCATTCACAAGGTGATGAAAGTGTTGAATTTAAGTCATCTGCAACAGCCTGCTTTACTTCTTCCTTTGCAGCAACCACGGCTGTAACTGAGTCGGTGGTTGCCATTAAAGAAGCCACTTCTGAGTTCATCCTATTAACAGCTTCGCTTCTTTCACTGCCTTCTTCAGAGAGATCTTTATCTGCCTCAGTCTCTGAGGATTTGAATGGAAGTATGCTCCTTGTTTGAGAATGCAGATAAGAAGCTGCAGAAGCAGCAATTTGATAAGCAGCAAATGGACTTATTTGATATCCATTGTTCTTTTGCTCCTTTATTTCCCTATCTTCTTCCCTGTCTTCCTCAAGGTTTTTTTCAGTTTCTTGAATTTCAGCTGACACCTGGTCCTCCTCAGTTTTAGCAGCCAATTCCTTCTTCTCTACTGACGAAGTAACAAAACGAAAACCATAACTTCTTAGGAGATTTCCTGTCTGAATTTGAAATAAATCAAGTAAGTTCTTATGCATGTAGCCTGTATACAGGAATTGGATTGGTTGACGGAAATGAGATAAATGAGATGGTTTATCAACCCAAGAAAATATGAGAGTCCAAAGTGATTCCCTGATATAGAGTAAGATGTAATTATAGCATCCGATACATATCATATCATGATTCATGACCCTCAAGTGATTAAGGATCCAGTAGCGCCATCAAACGAGTAAATAATGCAAACAACAGAACATGAGATTTGAGTGATGCCATTTGAATTACACGATTAAGCATCAATGCACCACGCCTTGATGAAAAGAAGGTTGATGTATAAACTTGACCTTAGTACAGAAAAGTTCCTAACCGAGGTAGGCAACTAATATCTATTGAATCACATTCCTATCAAATGCAGAATTCGCTACCTCAGAAACACCTCAAACGAATACAAAAACACAGACAACAAGAACAGATTTTCAAATCTCAAAAGGCCAAAATTGCTGGATTCTCATGGGAAAGCAAAACATAATTTTCCCACGCATATTGGGAATGGGAATGATGAATGATGTGTGCGTACCTGGATTTTAGGAATGGAATAAGCTAAGTTCACCAAGTACGACATTTGACCATACAACCTCGCCTCCGCCAACGAAACCTTCCTAAGCAACCGACTAAACGTATCTTTATCAAACTCGGCCTCCTCTGAAACACTACAACAATCATTTTCGTCATCGTCTTCCTCCGAGTCAGCCTTCCCATTTCTGTCATCATCATCCACCACGGTTTTTCCATCTTCCCTGGGCAGCTCTGCAACGCCGCCACTCTTGCCCCCCTGCTGTTCCTCTCTCCTgggtagagagagagacctcacgtgcaaaatcttcaaaacccagTTCCCACTTTGACCGTCCGACGCCCTGGACGCACTCTGGCGCTCCTCCTCCGCCTCcgcctcctcttcctccttagAGGGCAAGGGGACGGCGTCGTCGAGAGCCATCCCATTGTAGGCAGGTCCACCTCTTCTTGCTGCTCCAGGCCATAAGAATTTCAGAGGGTGCTTTAAAGAGAATCTGGAAAACGGCGTCATCCTTTTCTGAACCGCGGTTGCTGTGGACTTGTCAATCCCAGATGCAGAGGAGCGGCCAATGGCGCTCACTTGAGATGGAGATGGGCTCGCACGGATATCGAGGGCTGCAGCCGCTGAGATGGTGGAAGATATGCCGTGTATCCCTGGCGCAGTTGTTTTCAGACAAAGGCCATCCATTTATGAGTCTCCCTGCTTCCTTCTCTTCCTTTCCTCTTCTTTTGTGTATGTAGAGAACAAATATGATTATGGGGATTTTGGTTTGATTTCCCAAAACacgtaaacaaataaaaaaacctgAAAGGCGTTAACCTACAATTTACAAATAAGTAAAgtctttgaatttaaatttgggtgaatcgTCTGTGTTTCTTTCTTGCACGAAGCTACAGGAAATGgaattgagagagaaagagaaagagaaaggggCCCTTTAaggagagagggaaagagagacgaagaagacaaagaagacgaaagaaaacaaaggaaagaaaacaaaggGGAAGGGGGTTTGTAATTTTGGTAGTTTTGTGAAACCCCAGCTGCCCACCAACTTTACAAACCATGCTCTTTTTCAACCTTCTCGCAACtgtatatttaatattttttttagtataaacgATAGTTTATATAAATGCACACGGCACAAATGAACTCAAATCTCTTTTAGAGTAGCGAGCAAAATTATAGTCATTGCATAGAAATAGAAAGGTTTGGAAAGATGATAATGATTCAGTAATGTATTAGCATATCTAAGTTGGTGGACAGCGGAGGCCTAGTCTAAACTAACAAGTGCTAATTTGATTATGATTATGATTACAAGTAATAATTATGTATTAGGGAATATAGAAGTAATAGTATTATACTAGCTAGCGGcacacacaaagtatgtgagaaaattttttattttttattttgaaataaaaggagatatgaagagagtgatagagaatgtaggattgagaattttttttttaattaaaaatatattaggattatATGTAggtaaagttttgaaaaaaaaacaaaatttagttgtgtaaaattacattttagccttatatttcttattcatgttctattTTAATTAGAGAATTAAACTGATAATTTCATATGATTTTAGTTGACAAtgaatgttttattaattagtagagattataAGTCCAAAGAGTCCACCAGCATCATCGTGATTTGTCATATCAcatgggtggggtggggtgggctGGCGAAATCATGGAAGCAacaggaagaaagaagaagaaggtatcTTATACGAAAGCGCGTGGTCGGGTCGGGTAGGCCCCTTCCTTCTATCTCCTTTTGATTGAGTCTCTGTCCGTTGGTCTCTCTAattcaaacctttttttttttttaaaaagacttggattttttccaCACATCTCTTTCCTCTCCCTCTCCTGAAAAAGAGTAGCTAAATTCTAAACTGTAATGGTAAAAATCCATAAATTCCAAAATCCAATACAAACTACGGATCATACGAGTGACGTGTCTTAAAAAAGGCTCTatctttgtttctttgtttcgcTACACAACAAAGTAGGGaaggaacaaaacaaaagtGGACTAGATTGATTGAATGGAATACATATCCCGTACGTACCTACTCTCAAACAGACACCGACTCTCCAGGATCTCATGCAATTGCGTCTCCTACATTTGACACGTGTCCATGACCCACAGAGAGAGGTCTCTCAATACTTCGATTCATGAAACTATTTTTCTAATTCGTAATTAAGGCAAGGATATTCACACGTGGTAATTAATAGTTGTGCATATGGTTTGTTAAGCTAAGAAAAACGGTGGAGCCAGATTTTAGGCAAAGCCAATTTATTAGACCAGAAAAAAGGGTGAATAGAGCTTTCCCTCCTTGATGTGTGTTGGGCACTAGGCAAACACACCTAATTCTGATTTGTGACGTATCCTTAAAGTTTAAAATGCATTACTACTAGTCGCTCAGTCTGGCTGTCAAATATTTCTCACTTCACTTGAGATTTTAAAACTTTTAAGGGATTTTGAGGACAAGTTTCGAGGTTTTGTTATTTTCCTTATTGGGGTTCAGTAGTAATTCAACAAGTTGTGTTAGAAAGTTGGCAGACTTTTAATATCGCACAACACAAGCATCAAAGAGTCTGCTTGCTTTCCTTTGTAGCTGAGAAAGTCAAATTGGGATGGCAATTTGGAAAAGTCAGCAGCCTGCAAGTAGTAGTGAGTTTAGTCTTGAGTCATGAGTGGGTGGAATAAGGAAGGTAGCTCATCTGGTCCCATCCATTCTAGTCAAAATTATGCGCCACCTTCGCCATCTCCAACTTCCAACCAAAACTTTACCCAAATCCATATCTAACAACAGTTGGATGCCAGGCCCAATTCATGATCCAGTttaagagctctctctctctctctctctctctctctctctctctctctgtggctATGATTTTGAATGAACAACGCTTTACCGGCATACCACACAAATGATATAACTACAGCAACAAATAATCTTTTTATCATAAAATGTTTTACTCTGTTAGCTAAACTCAGGAGGAGAGGAGGGGCTCGGGGCTCAAACAAGAACTCAGGGCCTTCTTAAGGTCTCTCAAGATGTTACAATTGGAACACATTTTAaactaacaaaacaaaaacaaaattatatatCCTCTATACCTACCTGCTTAGCCCAGAACCGCCTTGATCTTTGTCTTCTGATCTTCTGTTAGTGAGTTCGGGAATAGAACCTCAAATGTTACATACAAATCTCCTTTCTTGTTGCTGAAATGTAGAGGCATCCCTTCCCCCTTGAATTTCCTCACTTCCTTGGGCCTTGTAATTCCCTGCATCGTTATCAACGTAAACCTCAGTCTAACTTGTACTATTTTATGAATCCCCTTCCTTCCCCATGGAAATTTTAAAAGTAGCAAAGCATGACATATTTTAAAGCAATTTTCCCTATAGGTAACAAGTACATGCTATGCTGACTCACCTTTGAGCTAATGTCCACCAGATGATCATCAAGGTGCTTAACAGTCTTCTCAAAGCCAACAAGAGCTTGAACCTGTATATACATTACATTGTAAGCCCAAGAAATCAACTCCACATTCTACAACCTAAAAACTTGTATGTCCAATTTTAAGGTCCTTATGCTAGCTGCAACTTATTAAACCCAACACAGAAATTAATTTGGGTCATACCAGTGTGATAGTGATAGTTGTGTGTAAGTCGTTGCCTTCCCTTTTGAACAGGTCGTGAGCTGCTGTGCGGATGCGGAACTGCAAAAAAATTGTGGACAATTATTGCCAGAACATGGCCCATGGATGTTCTATTTACTAAACCAAGGTGGCAAGGTCATAGAACTAACTTTTAGATCTCCAGGTTCTCCATCAATTATAGGCTCACCATCTTCATAGAAGACCACCTCCTGTAAAAAGCCAGAATTTTTCTCATCCGAATCAGGCAGGAGTATACTAACAAGAGCAACCATAGCCAGGACACTTTCAACTTTACAAAAGAGAACCCAGTTTCATAAAACTTATACTCATGAATTGGATTTGAAGCAATATCAACCAGTTTCATAAAACTTACTCACTAACTGGATTTGAAGCAATATCAACCAGTTTCATAAAACTTACACTCATGAACTGAATTTGAAACAATATCAAGCCGTTCCATAAATCTtacatataatataaataaaataaaagttactGCTCAGAACAAAAGCTTATATTTCAGAATATTCAGAATGATACTCTAAAATCAGGAATCAACAGGAATTGAAACACCAACATACACTTAATATGAGGCAGTACACGGAAACACTGGGAAGAGATTTTCAAATATGTGCACAAGGAAGAAGTTATCTATTGTTAACTGGCATAAGCAAATTGACAGAACTAATAAgtttcaaaagaaaatgaagaatgaaATCTTACTTGCCCATCTTGCATCCCTTTCTCAATATCAACAGTGACGAAATATCCCTCCCTTTCATATTTGACATTGGGACACTGGTCACAGACCTGAAAGAGCATAACAAAGTATGTAAGAATGGTAGTAGCATGATAGCCAGTGAAACTAGTTGAAGAAAGGGACAGGGaaacaaaaaatatagaaaTGCACTCAGAAGACTTCGTTGGAAGAAACGATTGTTGAAGCATATACCTGTTCTGTCATCTGTTGGAACATCCCTGGACCGATTTGCCTGTGATAGACCTCATTTCTGCAGTTACAACGTCTCTTGCCTGGTGCTGGTTTCAGAATGTTCTTCTCCCTCCAAACCTGATAAAGAGAGTGTAAAGTCATACAGAGAGAAATGGAAAGATCCAGCAGCCTACAGGCTTGGAAAACTTGGTTTCTCTTGCATGTAATGAATGTAGAAACAAGATGTCAGAACGACACAATACATCGAAAAGCAGTGACcatatcagagagagagagagagagactagtGATGCCATGCAGTTGGCTACCACTAAAACTTCATTTTCATTATATATTGTTTTCCGTCATGGTTGATATGCACGGGTGAACAACTTCATATCTATCACAATGCATGAAGAATGCTTAATATCAGATACCGGATGACAGCCATGCATATTCTTAATTGAGAGCTAAAAAGCTATACATGTCTCTTGCCTTTAATGAGCCTCCCATATAGAGGTCTTCCAATGTTGCGTCCAATTCAACGACTACATCATCTCCCTTGATGATTCTATCTTCTTCTTCCGAAGGGCGTCCGCCACCAAAAAACCtacatgaaacaaaaaaaagtgaGTGTATGAAAAGTGCAACAAGTACAGCTATTTGTGTGGTCCCCTCACCCACATCTTGGGGTTCCTTGCTTTCTCATCATTTGGCAACTCCCAGTTCTCTATATGTACAATTTAACCCACATTATGGTAAAATCTAGATATAGCTCAACATGGACTGAATTGGATAAACCACGATCAATCAGTGTTTGTGTGGTTCCACGGTCTCTATCTCATTGAATAGTTATTCAGAATCAACACCAGCTACCTTCTTTTAAATAAGTAACTAAACTCGCACATAGCACCCACAGTCCATAGATTAGAGACATTACATCTCAAAATTCTAGTTTTTCAGTTTTGAATTGGTGTAGTTAGCTAACATGAACAAAACTATGATGTGAAGTGAGTAATTATATGGATTATGGAGTAATGAAACTGAAAAGTAAAgcaataaaattgaatgaaacataCTCGGAAAAGATGTCGTTGATGTTCATTCCCATGCCGCCGCCACCACCTCGGCCTCCAGTAGCGGCATGCTGTTTCAGACCCTCTTCTCCGTACCTATCGTATATGCTCCTCTTCTCGCTATCCGAAAGCACTTCGTATGCTAATCAAATCAATCAATCATTATCATTGATTATTATTAGCTCGAAAATAATTGAGATTTGAGAAGGAAGGAAGCGAAGTACCGTTGTTAATGTCGGCGAATCGTTTGTTGGCCTCTTCGTTGCCGGGGTTCTTATCAGGATGGTACTTCAAGGCGAGCTTCCGGTAAGCCCTCTTGATCTGCTCGTCGGAGGCTCCCTTGGGCACCTGCAGTATTTCATAATAGCTCTTCCCTGCGGCCGCAATGACGGCGGCGACAGCAaagcagaggaagaagaggaacacAAGTACAACCTTGGTTCTCTGATGCGCCATTGCAAGGAAAGATTA
This window of the Malus domestica chromosome 03, GDT2T_hap1 genome carries:
- the LOC103408145 gene encoding phospholipase A1 PLIP2, chloroplastic-like isoform X2, encoding MDGLCLKTTAPGIHGISSTISAAAALDIRASPSPSQVSAIGRSSASGIDKSTATAVQKRMTPFSRFSLKHPLKFLWPGAARRGGPAYNGMALDDAVPLPSKEEEEAEAEEERQSASRASDGQSGNWVLKILHVRSLSLPRREEQQGGKSGGVAELPREDGKTVVDDDDRNGKADSEEDDDENDCCSVSEEAEFDKDTFSRLLRKVSLAEARLYGQMSYLVNLAYSIPKIQTGNLLRSYGFRFVTSSVEKKELAAKTEEDQVSAEIQETEKNLEEDREEDREIKEQKNNGYQISPFAAYQIAASAASYLHSQTRSILPFKSSETEADKDLSEEGSERSEAVNRMNSEVASLMATTDSVTAVVAAKEEVKQAVADDLNSTLSSPCEWFVCDDDQSGTRFFVIQGSESLASWQANLLFEPIQFEGLDVLVHRGIYEAAKGIYKQMLPEVHAHLKSHGDHATFRFTGHSLGGSLALLINLMLLIRDIVPRAFSCNYPNHVAELLKALNGNFRNHPCLNNQKLLYSPMGELLILQPDEKFSPNHHLLPSGSGLYLLSCPLSDGSDAERQLRAAQLVFLNSPHPLEILSDRSAYGSEGTIQRDHDVNSYLKSVRGVIRQELNQIRKSRRQQRRKVWWPLIAPRSVHAGGVIVGRTVASINLRREQLNFSGVLRTGRESLKRFGRIVASWHMHLFVVLLVPARLLVLGAYSIISFR
- the LOC103408145 gene encoding phospholipase A1 PLIP2, chloroplastic-like isoform X1, coding for MDGLCLKTTAPGIHGISSTISAAAALDIRASPSPSQVSAIGRSSASGIDKSTATAVQKRMTPFSRFSLKHPLKFLWPGAARRGGPAYNGMALDDAVPLPSKEEEEAEAEEERQSASRASDGQSGNWVLKILHVRSLSLPRREEQQGGKSGGVAELPREDGKTVVDDDDRNGKADSEEDDDENDCCSVSEEAEFDKDTFSRLLRKVSLAEARLYGQMSYLVNLAYSIPKIQTGNLLRSYGFRFVTSSVEKKELAAKTEEDQVSAEIQETEKNLEEDREEDREIKEQKNNGYQISPFAAYQIAASAASYLHSQTRSILPFKSSETEADKDLSEEGSERSEAVNRMNSEVASLMATTDSVTAVVAAKEEVKQAVADDLNSTLSSPCEWFVCDDDQSGTRFFVIQGSESLASWQANLLFEPIQFEGLDVLVHRGIYEAAKGIYKQMLPEVHAHLKSHGDHATFRFTGHSLGGSLALLINLMLLIRLEVPVSSLLPVITFGAPSIMCGGYQLLHKLGLPRSHVQSIMLHRDIVPRAFSCNYPNHVAELLKALNGNFRNHPCLNNQKLLYSPMGELLILQPDEKFSPNHHLLPSGSGLYLLSCPLSDGSDAERQLRAAQLVFLNSPHPLEILSDRSAYGSEGTIQRDHDVNSYLKSVRGVIRQELNQIRKSRRQQRRKVWWPLIAPRSVHAGGVIVGRTVASINLRREQLNFSGVLRTGRESLKRFGRIVASWHMHLFVVLLVPARLLVLGAYSIISFR
- the LOC103408146 gene encoding dnaJ protein ERDJ3B-like; the encoded protein is MAHQRTKVVLVFLFFLCFAVAAVIAAAGKSYYEILQVPKGASDEQIKRAYRKLALKYHPDKNPGNEEANKRFADINNAYEVLSDSEKRSIYDRYGEEGLKQHAATGGRGGGGGMGMNINDIFSEFFGGGRPSEEEDRIIKGDDVVVELDATLEDLYMGGSLKVWREKNILKPAPGKRRCNCRNEVYHRQIGPGMFQQMTEQVCDQCPNVKYEREGYFVTVDIEKGMQDGQEVVFYEDGEPIIDGEPGDLKFRIRTAAHDLFKREGNDLHTTITITLVQALVGFEKTVKHLDDHLVDISSKGITRPKEVRKFKGEGMPLHFSNKKGDLYVTFEVLFPNSLTEDQKTKIKAVLG